The following are encoded together in the Halarsenatibacter silvermanii genome:
- a CDS encoding SpoIIE family protein phosphatase has product MSEKKSAQIAPEDQFIENRCRLVQAALDSLSANIAILDDKGIIRYTNRSWKEHARENNLDPDKCSEGINYLKVTLNAKGEPTELTEAIKSVMRRKSDYYEKEYPCHGPDKKSWYRMKVTPYDDEGPYAVVIAHEDITEKKKGELKIEESLQKTKMLHDQFLPAGPPDIPGLDFAFHYQPANRLGGDFYNYVKLENKLIFYVSDVSGHDLSSSILNIFLREAINSYLLSASNSDEIKPADIVNYISRRFSEEDFPADYFISLVMGVMDIENYEINLVNAGFHFPPKLIIESSRPASLKCSGPPISYLTTRSEQKYEDCRFVLSENSTLLIYTDGLIEQRQAESSEEMYGEMRLMELITALDYRRPETLINKTCESLKQFRGETPVGDDITMMAIKNRKLK; this is encoded by the coding sequence ATGTCCGAAAAAAAATCGGCCCAAATAGCCCCGGAAGATCAGTTCATAGAAAACAGATGCAGACTTGTTCAGGCTGCTCTGGATTCTCTCTCTGCCAATATAGCCATACTGGACGACAAAGGTATCATCCGTTACACCAACCGCTCCTGGAAAGAACACGCCCGGGAAAATAACCTGGATCCTGATAAATGTTCCGAGGGAATTAATTATTTGAAGGTCACCCTGAACGCGAAAGGAGAACCCACTGAATTGACCGAGGCAATCAAAAGCGTGATGCGCAGAAAAAGTGATTACTACGAAAAAGAATATCCCTGTCACGGCCCGGATAAAAAAAGCTGGTATAGAATGAAAGTTACCCCCTACGATGACGAAGGGCCTTATGCTGTCGTCATAGCGCACGAGGATATCACGGAAAAGAAAAAAGGCGAATTGAAAATAGAGGAATCTCTACAGAAAACCAAAATGCTCCATGATCAATTTTTGCCGGCGGGGCCTCCCGATATTCCCGGACTGGATTTTGCTTTTCATTACCAGCCGGCCAACAGACTGGGAGGCGATTTTTACAATTACGTAAAACTCGAAAATAAATTGATATTTTATGTTTCCGACGTGAGCGGTCACGATCTGAGCAGTTCAATTCTCAACATATTCCTGCGGGAAGCAATAAACTCTTATCTTTTGTCAGCTTCAAATTCCGATGAAATCAAGCCCGCTGATATCGTTAACTACATCTCCAGGCGCTTCAGCGAAGAAGATTTTCCCGCTGATTATTTTATCTCGCTGGTCATGGGAGTTATGGATATCGAGAACTATGAGATAAATCTCGTAAACGCCGGATTTCATTTTCCGCCCAAGCTGATCATCGAAAGCAGCAGACCGGCCAGCCTGAAGTGTTCCGGTCCCCCTATTTCTTATCTCACCACCCGTTCAGAGCAAAAATATGAAGATTGCCGGTTTGTTCTTTCTGAAAACTCAACTCTTTTAATTTATACAGATGGTCTGATAGAACAACGTCAGGCGGAGAGCTCAGAGGAGATGTATGGAGAGATGAGGCTGATGGAACTGATAACTGCGCTGGACTACAGAAGACCAGAGACTTTAATTAATAAAACCTGTGAAAGTTTAAAGCAGTTTCGAGGTGAAACTCCAGTAGGAGATGATATTACAATGATGGCAATAAAAAATAGAAAACTGAAATAA
- a CDS encoding HD domain-containing phosphohydrolase has product MSALYQQLNDKFSSLRRENYNKSSLVAVSHAIEDVVMEHKLPACMYVFFQKNEFFASERDRYLKLDAVCSGLYLFADEFSPDLKVNFSESTHFFDIKEFSAKIRKDLLQEWAVIVDHPVHSMALVTQEMPDKQHMVGDSFRIFKGNLFFEKDIVRKSAEIIKGFIRQDYSPGFSERNFAGADEKEEKNNSFSCSHSFAEGENLRSDQIIEHFLSNALQGIEEKVNQLANQNVMLSFTLEENEKRTREIVKRLCFAAEYRDEDTALHLAKIGVFSTLAFSLVTSDEEKLERMYYASLMHDVGKIGIPDRILFKSGKLTDEEYEKIKEHPSIAGNILRGSDHELIKMAKRIACTHHERWDGEGYPRGLAGEEIPLEGRIVAIVDVFDALVSERVYKDSYPVEKAVAIMKDDRNKHFDGELLDLFLENLDQIISYKNKLEANFAGLPENEVASHYFRLHPEFSLLSAEEIPQYEDFIDRTQKDSSPPFNILFSD; this is encoded by the coding sequence TTGTCTGCACTTTATCAGCAGTTAAATGATAAATTTTCCTCGCTTAGAAGAGAAAATTATAATAAATCTTCGCTGGTGGCGGTCAGCCACGCCATAGAGGATGTTGTCATGGAACATAAATTGCCGGCCTGTATGTATGTTTTTTTTCAGAAAAATGAATTCTTTGCCAGCGAACGCGATAGGTATCTCAAACTTGATGCTGTTTGTTCCGGACTTTATCTGTTCGCAGATGAATTTAGCCCGGATTTAAAGGTTAATTTCAGCGAAAGCACTCACTTTTTTGATATCAAAGAGTTTTCAGCGAAAATCAGAAAAGATCTGCTGCAGGAATGGGCAGTCATTGTGGATCATCCCGTTCACTCCATGGCGCTGGTCACCCAGGAAATGCCTGATAAACAGCATATGGTCGGCGATTCTTTTCGTATCTTCAAAGGCAATTTGTTTTTTGAAAAAGATATAGTCAGAAAGTCGGCCGAGATAATCAAGGGATTTATTCGACAGGATTATTCCCCCGGTTTTTCAGAAAGGAATTTTGCAGGGGCTGATGAGAAGGAGGAGAAGAATAATTCTTTTTCGTGTTCACATAGCTTTGCTGAAGGTGAAAATCTGCGTTCAGATCAGATCATAGAACATTTTCTCAGCAACGCTCTACAGGGGATAGAGGAAAAAGTAAATCAGCTGGCCAATCAAAATGTAATGCTCAGCTTCACCCTGGAAGAAAATGAAAAAAGGACCAGAGAGATAGTTAAAAGGCTCTGTTTTGCCGCAGAATATAGAGATGAGGACACAGCACTGCATCTGGCCAAGATAGGAGTCTTTTCAACCCTTGCTTTCTCGCTGGTGACCTCTGATGAGGAAAAGCTTGAGAGGATGTATTATGCTTCATTAATGCATGATGTGGGGAAAATAGGAATCCCCGATCGTATTTTATTTAAATCCGGAAAATTAACCGATGAAGAGTACGAAAAAATAAAAGAACATCCTTCTATAGCGGGCAATATTCTCAGGGGAAGTGACCACGAGCTCATCAAAATGGCCAAAAGAATTGCCTGTACACATCATGAACGCTGGGACGGTGAAGGCTATCCCAGGGGACTGGCGGGAGAAGAAATACCTCTCGAAGGCAGAATTGTTGCTATAGTGGACGTTTTCGATGCTCTGGTATCAGAGCGAGTTTATAAGGACAGCTATCCGGTCGAAAAAGCTGTAGCGATAATGAAAGATGATCGAAACAAGCACTTCGATGGTGAGTTGCTGGACCTTTTTCTGGAAAATTTAGACCAGATAATTTCTTATAAAAACAAACTTGAAGCCAATTTTGCCGGCCTTCCAGAAAATGAAGTCGCTTCTCACTATTTTAGACTACATCCTGAATTTTCACTTCTATCAGCAGAAGAGATACCCCAATATGAGGATTTTATTGACAGAACTCAAAAAGATTCCTCGCCGCCATTCAACATCCTGTTTTCTGACTGA
- a CDS encoding TVP38/TMEM64 family protein: MIILPPAVEAGFLCLEGAAMDRLLTAFKISRKNMIRLFIFVIAALMMYFMLFDSGFSLEWFQDNISRLNTLSQNHLLLSIVIFLLVRYIFAVISIPGTGVLSIVGGAIFNFWLAVALVSLSVNLGVLTVFLLSRYAFKDPAKKRFAGRFHSLEQLLDEYGASLLFLLRLSELCPSFIINSFFAFTPVKTFTFLWVSFIGHLPGIIIFVNAGRQINEINKAANLMDPRVILSLVALGLIPLLSKFLHNRILCTSDNNCR, encoded by the coding sequence ATGATTATCCTGCCACCGGCTGTCGAGGCCGGGTTTTTGTGTTTGGAGGGGGCTGCCATGGATAGGCTTCTGACAGCATTTAAGATTAGTCGCAAAAATATGATTCGCCTTTTTATATTTGTTATAGCAGCGTTAATGATGTATTTTATGCTTTTTGACAGCGGCTTCAGTCTGGAATGGTTTCAGGACAATATCAGCAGATTAAACACCTTAAGCCAGAATCATTTGCTGCTCTCAATAGTAATTTTTCTGCTGGTCCGTTATATTTTCGCCGTCATATCCATACCCGGAACCGGTGTGTTATCTATAGTTGGCGGCGCCATTTTTAATTTCTGGCTGGCAGTGGCGCTGGTTTCACTGTCAGTTAATCTGGGGGTTTTAACAGTTTTCCTGCTCAGCAGGTACGCTTTTAAAGACCCGGCCAAAAAAAGATTTGCCGGGCGTTTTCACTCTCTGGAACAGCTCCTGGATGAATACGGGGCCTCTCTTCTATTTCTTTTAAGATTGAGTGAATTGTGTCCTTCTTTTATCATAAACTCCTTTTTTGCCTTCACTCCTGTAAAGACTTTCACATTTCTCTGGGTTAGCTTCATAGGCCATCTTCCCGGCATCATCATTTTTGTAAATGCCGGCAGACAGATCAACGAAATTAATAAAGCAGCAAATTTAATGGATCCCCGGGTCATACTATCCCTCGTTGCTCTGGGATTGATACCTTTGCTATCAAAATTTCTACACAACCGAATACTCTGTACTTCCGATAATAATTGCCGGTAA